A portion of the Bacillus sp. es.034 genome contains these proteins:
- the mutY gene encoding A/G-specific adenine glycosylase, whose amino-acid sequence MKDEPLKHLQTINREEFQIDLISWFSREQRDLPWRKDQDPYKVWVSEIMLQQTRVDTVIPYFNRFIEKFPSIAALASADEEDVLKAWEGLGYYSRVRNLQTAVKEVNEKYEGIVPDTPKEISSLKGVGPYTAGAILSIAYSKPEPAVDGNVMRVFSRILSIWLDIAKPSSRKVFEEAVRELISKENPSFFNQALMELGALICTPTSPSCLLCPVREHCQAFEEGVQTELPIKSKKKSARKLNMAAAVLFTEDDRVLIHKRPGKGLLANLWEFPNFEVGNASSGRKQLLQLMEEEYGVDCSLKAGVVTKIQHIFSHIVWDIEVFVGSVDSSTLEGSELIAVTPFEMEKYAFPVSHQKIWQETGAGILQK is encoded by the coding sequence TTGAAAGATGAGCCACTGAAACACTTACAGACCATAAACCGTGAGGAATTTCAGATAGATTTGATTTCATGGTTTTCAAGAGAACAACGGGATCTGCCATGGAGGAAGGATCAAGACCCATATAAAGTATGGGTGTCAGAAATCATGCTTCAGCAAACAAGGGTGGATACGGTTATCCCTTATTTTAACCGATTCATCGAGAAATTTCCTTCCATAGCTGCCCTTGCCTCTGCAGATGAGGAGGATGTCCTGAAAGCGTGGGAAGGCCTCGGTTATTATTCGAGAGTCAGGAATCTGCAAACAGCCGTAAAAGAAGTGAATGAAAAGTATGAAGGAATCGTTCCGGATACACCAAAAGAAATTTCTTCTTTAAAAGGTGTCGGTCCTTACACAGCGGGTGCGATTTTAAGTATTGCTTACAGCAAGCCCGAGCCTGCCGTAGACGGAAATGTGATGAGGGTATTTTCACGTATTTTGTCCATTTGGCTTGATATCGCCAAGCCTTCATCCAGAAAAGTGTTTGAAGAAGCAGTGAGGGAGCTGATTTCAAAAGAAAACCCCTCCTTTTTCAACCAGGCTTTGATGGAGCTCGGTGCTCTGATCTGTACACCGACATCCCCATCCTGTCTGCTTTGCCCCGTACGTGAGCACTGTCAGGCTTTTGAAGAAGGTGTTCAGACGGAACTTCCGATTAAATCGAAGAAAAAATCCGCCCGCAAGCTTAATATGGCGGCAGCGGTCCTGTTTACGGAAGATGATCGGGTGTTGATCCATAAACGCCCCGGGAAGGGACTGCTCGCTAATTTATGGGAATTCCCTAATTTTGAAGTCGGAAATGCAAGCAGCGGACGGAAGCAATTGCTCCAACTCATGGAAGAAGAGTATGGAGTGGATTGCTCTTTAAAGGCCGGAGTTGTCACAAAGATACAGCATATCTTCTCCCATATCGTTTGGGATATCGAAGTGTTTGTCGGATCTGTAGACAGCAGTACTTTAGAAGGAAGCGAACTGATTGCCGTTACTCCATTCGAAATGGAAAAGTATGCTTTTCCTGTCTCACATCAGAAAATCTGGCAGGAAACGGGAGCAGGGATACTGCAGAAATAG